The following are from one region of the Melitaea cinxia chromosome 7, ilMelCinx1.1, whole genome shotgun sequence genome:
- the LOC123655100 gene encoding phospholipase A1 VesT1.02-like, whose amino-acid sequence MLLDWVLFIKLKYVSNEIRLKVVINEITGDHNKSLDLDVSETQIYFYDFVNNVNISNKIEGTAELLKSTVDLDSKRRLIIFVPGFKSNINKDLEEVVRQTFKDVPDVYLIIVDHSAYTYEDKERLKSYLRSVRYSYYIGHILGKVLANLSRDTFPPDNIHFIGHSLGGHIISYAAETFRDITKDRVWRITGLDPAGPCFSVGRLEDQIRSGVGKYVEVYHCNAGHFGTTQTIADTDFFFNREGKVQPDCDEDSDEDTEKCYHKACVRYYMKTVHKPEIYIARSCASYKTFKESLCEGNETAIVGYHNPGDKRGIYYVSTDKK is encoded by the exons ATGCTACTAGATTGGGTGCTTTTTATCAAATTGAAATATGTATCCAATGAAATCAGGCTTAAAGTTGTAATTAATGAAATCACAG gTGATCATAATAAGTCCTTAGATCTCGACGTTAGTGAaactcaaatttatttttacgattttgtCAACAATGTCAACATAAGCAACAAAATTGAAGGTACAGCAGAACTTTTGAAAAGTACTGTCGACTTGGATTCTAAGAGAAGATTGATAATATTTGTTCCTGGTTTTAAAAGCAATATTAATAAAGATCTCGAAGAAGTAGTTCGACAAACTTTCAAAGACGTGCCTGATGTTTATCTCATAATAGTGGACCATTCAGCTTACACCTACGAAGATAAAGAAAGACTTAAAAGCTACTTACGTTCCGTGCGTTACTCGTACTATATTGGACATATCTTAGGAAAAGTTTTGGCTAATTTAAGCAGAGATACATTTCCTCCagataatattcattttattggTCATAGTTTGGGTGGCCATATAATTTCGTATGCTGCTGAAACATTTAGAGATATAACGAAGGATAGAGTTTGGCGTATCACTGGATTAGATCCGGCAGGACCATGTTTTTCTGTTGGTAGACTCGAAGATCAAATAAGATCAGGAGTCGGGAAGTATGTTGAAGTGTATCATTGTAACGCTGGTCACTTCGGCACAACCCAGACGATAGCTGATactgatttcttttttaatcgtgAAGGAAAAGTTCAGCCAGATTGTGATGAAg ACAGTGATGAAGATACTGAAAAGTGCTATCACAAAGCTTGCGTCAGATATTATATGAAAACAGTTCATAAGCCAGAAATATATATAGCACGATCTTGTGCCTCATACAAAACTTTTAAGGAAAGCTTGTGTGAAGGAAATGAAACGGCTATAGTTGGCTATCACAATCCTGGTGATAAGAGAGGAATTTATTATGTTTCTACTGATAAAAAGTGA